ATCCAATGTTCGAGTCCGGCGATTACCGCATCACCACCCGGTTCGGGCAGCTCGCCTTCAAACCAAACGATGGATTCAACTTCCATATGCTCTTTCACATATTGGCGTTTGCCGTTAAAGGCTCCGCCGAAAATGATATGCATGCTTGTCCCTCCTTATACGCCGACTTGCTCGCCCATGCGACGGTATAGCATTGCCCGTGGGCTGCTTGTTGGGAAAAGAATTCTCCACCGTTCGCTTTAGCTAAAAGATAGCGGATTGGCCCGCCATGAGTGACAAGTGTAAAATCTCCTTTTTCGGGGAAAGCTCCGATCGATCGGTCTACCCGTTCAGCCAATTGTTGAAAACTTTCCCCATTCGGTGGCTGCACCACTTGAGGATCATCAATCCACTTGCGGTAATGATCATTCGATTGCAACTCGCTATAGGTCATTCCTTCCCAATCCCCAAAATTCAATTCCCGTAAATTAGCATCCGCTTCATAACGCGCATTCGGAAATAGCAACTGAGCTGTTTGCCTACAGCGCAGCAAATCACTGCCGAAAACGAGCTGGGCCGCATGAGTGGCTAGGGCTTCGAACGGCAAGATCGGTTCATCGGTCCAGCCGATATACGCTTTTCGCCTATTCCCGGCAGTCGGTGCGTGGCGGATCAAACGAAGAACAAAAGCATTCCCCATAGTATCAGCTCCATTCCTTCCACGTATGCCCCGAGCAAATCGCCCGTTACACCGCCAAAATTCTTGTCACACCATTTTTTATAGCCGATGGTCGCTAGGATCGCTACTAGTAAAAAGGCGAAGGCCACTGCCCATCCACAGAACACCCATAAGGCCAAGAGCATAACGAGTGACCAGGCGAACATCGCTGACAAAATCGTTCTGCGATCGATCAAGCGCTGAAAATAAGCAGCGAGCCCATCCGTTTTTGCCGGCTTTGCAAAGAGCGATAACACCGATAGCCCAATCCGGCTGACGACAGGAACTGCCGCAATGGCAAACAACGATACAGAAGAGACCAATTCCGCAAGCACAATCATCTTCCCAACAATCGCGAAAATCAATACCATGGCTCCAAAAGCACCAATCCGTGGGTCGCCCATAATTTCAAGGCGCTTGTCCCGGCTTTGGTAAGAAAAATAAGAGTCGCCTGTGTCCGCAAGCCCGTCCAAATGCAAGCCACCGGTAAGTGCCCATAATAAAAACGTAAGCAAAAACGCAATCGTTAACGGGCCGACATCAGTTGTCTGGTGAATGAACCAGATGGCTACTGACATCATCGTCCCCATCATTAATCCGACTATCGGCAACAAACTGTACATCGCTGTCACTTGCGGCTTTTTCACCGGAATCTCTTGATGTACTGGGATCGATGAAAAGAATTGGAATGCGAGCAATAAGCCTCCAAGCGTTCGATTCGCCATCCGCATCACCTTCACTTTCTTCGGATTGCCAGGCCGTTGTCCATTTCAAACGCCTGGTCTGCGCGACTTGCGAGCCATTGGTGGATCGTCCCGAGCCATCGCTGATACGCAGGGGCGACTAGTGGTTCATCTAGTAACTCATTGGACACGATGACAATAGTGTGAGCTTGTTCACGCATCGCATCGATGGTGTTTTTCAGCTCCTGCCATTTCTGCTCCATACAGCCAGGCCGATCTGCGCATAAACCGCCCTCTTCGAAACCATCATATAATTCATTGGCAAGCCAAGTTGTCACACAGTCCCA
This is a stretch of genomic DNA from Planococcus maritimus. It encodes these proteins:
- a CDS encoding histidine phosphatase family protein, which translates into the protein MGNAFVLRLIRHAPTAGNRRKAYIGWTDEPILPFEALATHAAQLVFGSDLLRCRQTAQLLFPNARYEADANLRELNFGDWEGMTYSELQSNDHYRKWIDDPQVVQPPNGESFQQLAERVDRSIGAFPEKGDFTLVTHGGPIRYLLAKANGGEFFSQQAAHGQCYTVAWASKSAYKEGQACISFSAEPLTANANM
- the cobS gene encoding adenosylcobinamide-GDP ribazoletransferase, which codes for MANRTLGGLLLAFQFFSSIPVHQEIPVKKPQVTAMYSLLPIVGLMMGTMMSVAIWFIHQTTDVGPLTIAFLLTFLLWALTGGLHLDGLADTGDSYFSYQSRDKRLEIMGDPRIGAFGAMVLIFAIVGKMIVLAELVSSVSLFAIAAVPVVSRIGLSVLSLFAKPAKTDGLAAYFQRLIDRRTILSAMFAWSLVMLLALWVFCGWAVAFAFLLVAILATIGYKKWCDKNFGGVTGDLLGAYVEGMELILWGMLLFFV
- a CDS encoding bifunctional adenosylcobinamide kinase/adenosylcobinamide-phosphate guanylyltransferase is translated as MVPGQLIFVSGGVRSGKSTYAETLVRQVSAKRNVYIASGVARDQEMAERIGRHRKDRAQDGWWTIEQPRQLSQVLPLIREHDAILWDCVTTWLANELYDGFEEGGLCADRPGCMEQKWQELKNTIDAMREQAHTIVIVSNELLDEPLVAPAYQRWLGTIHQWLASRADQAFEMDNGLAIRRK